A single region of the Lotus japonicus ecotype B-129 chromosome 4, LjGifu_v1.2 genome encodes:
- the LOC130716277 gene encoding protein SHI RELATED SEQUENCE 1-like: MAGLFSLGGGGGRGNQEGEHHGGEIPPPETLFWYKPNDDVSSYRGFELWNQHQQQQHQQQQEVVGGAGLRPLYSAVGVGSSSRVVVGSDDQRSSAAAVGFVRASSSGEGGGISCQDCGNQAKKDCPHMRCRTCCKSRGFDCQTHVKSTWVPAAKRRERQQQLNPGFHRTDISKRPRDIITSRNNQQLHSSSGLEHGNFPALVSSPAEFRCVRVSCVDDADDRYAYQTAVNIGGHVFKGILYDYGPDNNNNNTSHDNNMNVHNYMAGDTSPAALAGAQPLNLTAAVTVVSSSGALVDPSSLYPSPVNAFMTGSGTQFFPRTRS; this comes from the exons ATGGCTGGGTTGTTCTCattaggaggaggaggaggaagagggaaCCAGGAGGGGGAACATCACGGCGGTGAGATTCCCCCACCGGAAACCCTATTCTGGTACAAACCAAACGACGATGTTTCGTCGTATCGCGGCTTCGAGCTATGGAACCAGCACCAGCAGCAACAGCACCAGCAACAACAGGAAGTAGTTGGAGGAGCAGGGTTAAGGCCTCTCTACTCGGCGGTTGGGGTGGGATCCAGCAGCAGGGTGGTGGTGGGGTCAGATGATCAGAGATCatcggcggcggcggtggggTTTGTGAGGGCGTCGTCGTCGGGGGAGGGAGGAGGGATAAGCTGCCAGGACTGCGGGAACCAAGCGAAGAAGGATTGTCCTCACATGCGGTGCAGGACGTGTTGCAAGAGCCGAGGGTTCGATTGCCAGACGCACGTGAAGAGCACGTGGGTCCCCGCCGCCAAACGCCGTGAACGCCAGCAACAGCTCAACCCTGGTTTCCACAGAACAGACATTTCCAAACGCCCCAGAGATATCATCACTTCTCGTAATAACCAGCAGCTGCACTCTTCTTCAG GGTTAGAGCATGGAAATTTTCCGGCATTGGTGAGTTCTCCGGCAGAGTTCAGGTGTGTGAGGGTTAGCTGCGTGGACGATGCTGATGACAGGTACGCATATCAAACGGCTGTCAACATAGGAGGGCATGTCTTCAAAGGAATCCTCTATGACTATGGTccagacaacaacaacaataatactAGTCATGATAACAACATGAATGTTCATAATTACATGGCTGGGGATACCTCCCCCGCCGCTCTTGCCGGAGCTCAGCCGCTGAATCTCACCGCCGCTGTCACCGTTGTTTCGTCTTCTGGGGCACTTGTTGATCCTTCCTCCTTGTATCCATCTCCGGTTAACGCCTTCATGACAGGTAGTGGTACGCAATTCTTCCCTCGCACAAGAtcttga